The following is a genomic window from Rutidosis leptorrhynchoides isolate AG116_Rl617_1_P2 chromosome 8, CSIRO_AGI_Rlap_v1, whole genome shotgun sequence.
AGGTGATAGGCATTCCCTAGATTGAGAATAGGATTCATGGCCAGGATTTGTGTTTTGATTACTTGTCATTGATCATCGAGTCCCATGAGGAAATCGTAGAGACGTTCCTTTTCCTTCAGTTCAACCGAGTTTTTGCCAACGTTACACGTGCATAGCCCACATATGCACTTTGGTACGGTCAAGATCGAATCAATCTCATCCCAGATGGAACGTAGTTTCGTGTAATAAACCGACACACTGGTTCCATCTTGGTGAGTCATTGATAGAGTTTGTTTTAGTTCGTATGCTCTAGGAGCACTTACTTTTCCGAATCGTTCCTTCAAGTCTTCCCAAATTTCTGAGGCGGTATTAGCATATTTGACGGAGCTTCTGATTTCTTTCTCCATGGCTGTGGTTAGCCAGCCTTTAACCATGGCATCACACCTCATCCATAACATGTAGTCAGCGGATTCGGGCGTGGGTTTCGGAATAGATTTGTCGATAAAACCAACCTTGTTTTTGGCGTAGAAGAAGTTTAACATCTCTTGCGACCAATCTGGATAGTTGTGATCGTTAAGGGTTTCATTGACATGCATCTGTTTGGGATAATCAGATGCATGAATGTAATAGGGTGAATTGGTATCTGGTGTTTCGGTTTTCTTGCCAGACGATCCATCTTGGCTTCCTGTCATTGATTTAGGTTTTTAGGTTAGCTCTAGATACCATATAAATTTTAATATGTATCGTAAAATTAATTCTTCCATTCCATATAatcgactatatatatatacaagaattaATGATAAGTTAAAACTCCTGAACTTGTGGAACAAGTTCAGGATAACCAAGGAAACTAAATAGAATATAGAATACTAATATAACTCAAATTCTAATATATCCCAATAAAAACTTCGACGATGTTGATGTGTAAAGTGATTTGTTGAACTTGATTCAAACATTATAACTCAAACCCAATGGTGCTAATATTGAATCAGGAAGCGTATCATAAAAGTGATTCATGTAAGCGTAAACTGGTGTTGGCTCCACCGGTTTACTTAAGTTGGCATAAGCCGATTGTGGTAGCTTTGGCTATACAtgttttacaattttttttaaaaaatattatttctACAAATGCGCTTCAAATATATACTTTTCATCTAAAAAAATTCATATGAAACGCAAATCACAATAAGAAGTGCACCTAAAGTAGATGAGATTAGATGAATGACTCGATCAACAACTTTCCATCTTCATTAAGGTCATTCTCTCTAAATTTCCATCTTTATTACTAGCTGCTCGCGATTTCGCGGGTACTTTTGTATGGACATTATCGAAATTGTAATAGTTCCAGTAAAATagttttataattaatttgttCGTTTGattataaagcaaaagaaaatataaTGGTAATCTATTGATGTCGTTTAGTTTGTAGTACTAATAGAtatattagatattagatattagTTTAGAGTTGAATTTGTAAAGAAGTATAAGTTTTTTACACATTGATAACCATCAATAAGACCATTAGCTCTTCCGAAAACACTTAACATGAAGCAGACATTTGTCTTTGTAAACGGGGCATTCGAAGCATATCAGAATAAAAAGAATAAACGTAACAATATTAGGGCTAAACATAAAATGATAAGCATACCAACATTTGTCTTTGCTAAATGGAGATTAGAAATCCGCCTCTAAAGATGCGGGTTGTGAAGTTGCATTATATGTTGCAGCTCGTGTTATGGCTTTGAATAACTTAACTTATAGTAATGACCAAATCAGAGAGATAAATGATACCCGTGACTTTAAATGTTGTTTGTTTTACTTTCGACGACGTTGGAACTTTATTTCATGACTTAAGATGTTTCATCTCATGGTAAACCATGCCAGTTTCCTAATTACACAAGCTTTTTCTATATAATAACTACATTAAATTTTGCAACTTGAACTACAAATTTTCAAGATAGTAGCGTTAAAAGTCAACGGAATTTCTATCAATTTTGATATGGATAACCTGCAAGTTTGACCATAAAGTCAAACTTGATAATTTCATAAAGAAACCTAAACAAAGATAGCTGTATGTATACATAAAACATGATCATTTATACCTTACAAAATTGAGACCAAGTTAGCAGCTAGCAAAGCGGGATCATTCAGCTCAATCTTATAACCTGCGACTTACATCATCTTTcgtattttttaataaaaaaaagtaATGGTCAAAAGTGTGAAAGGATACTTGACCCACCTATTTTGGCACATGTAATATGTAATATTTTAAAGAGGCTTAGTCAATTTAGGAATAAATGAGAATGAGAAGTATACACTTGTGTTCCATCTATCTAAATTAACATATAAACAACTAATTTGTTTGTTACCATTGCCAAACAACTTTGTAATGAGATTCACTGCATAAGTGTTGCAAGATAAGGTGTATGCATGTAGCATAGAAGATGTACACAGAGAAAAAATTAGTTATAGTTATCGAAAGTATAGATACATTACATAGATGCACACACCATCATACAATAGTATTGTTTTTAGTATAACTAGTCCGAACATCAAATAAGTTTCAAACTTACTTCAAAATCACATCAACTATCACTTCTCATAGCTTATCTTCTAGCAGCTTGTCTCTTCGACATGGACTTGAAGTCTGGAACGTAGTCCAGATCACCAACAGAAGGATCAGCAGGAGAGCTACCAATGCTCCCTACAACTATAATTCAATACCAACCATCAAATACTGTAACACTCAATCAACATAAACAAAACAGATAACCTCTATGCAAACATTACACAAAGAGATGATGATAACTTGAGATGAAAATAATTTACGATTTGAAAATAAAAAATTACCTATGTAAGCATTCTCTGTAGTAGGACGCCTTTAAATAGCAAACTGCATGTCTTCCAGTTTCATCTTCCAAGTACATCACAAACAGTTTATTTGTGAGCAAGATAATGAACAGATTGactgcattaatcttttcttttaGAGCCTCTTCGTCAACTTTATCATTATTCTGAAGCAGAATTGTTTACACACCGTGAATGATAAAAGTGGCCACAGGTTGCAGAACTATAATGAAAAGAAGACTAAAAAACGGTGTTGAGTAAgaacacaatagttgattataacgTTTTCATATACAGATAAAGATTATTGTTACAAAAAAGTTGTAactttctgaagaaaaaaaaatgtttaaTGTAGATTCAACCTGACCCATTTCGACCGAAGTATAAATCATGACCCAAACCATTTTTCAGTCGTCACCGAAACCACCCACTTTAACACAACTATATAAACCAGAATCTGATTACGCACAAAAACACGACCATACTGATGCATTTTATGTCAATATAAAGGCATAGAGTTTAATTAACATAACCTATTTCCTTGCCTTCATATTTGTAAATGGTTTAACAAATTTCTTCTTGTTCATCAACGACTCCATTACCTTTACCTTTATCAATATAATTTGCTTGCTGCGGTAACTGCACAAAACATACACTACCGATAAAACTTAAATTTGCTTGGTTCAAACAGAGCAAATGAATGTCTCAAGTAAGAAAAACTAATCCACTTACCCTCCACTGGGTACATAGGGTCTGGATCCTTATTGAGTATCTTGCAACCTTTTAAACACCTAACTTAGGCACCTGATTCAGGATCCTCCTGCATTACAAAATAAACTAAATCTTTAGGCATTTACACACAAATGTGACATAAACAGAATATCAAGTCTTACATCGGACAACAGCTCACACAGCTTCTCTAATAGCCTGCACAAGAGCAATACTTCGAATTCTCAAATAGAAGTGGAGTTGCAACCACAATATTCTGCTGAGATCTTTTTGCACCTTTTGCAAAATGCTTCTTATCTAGCATTTTCAAGAGGTGTGTGCTGCAGGGACAACAAAACTTGCATGAGTTAAATAGCTAATTATAAGAATATTCACTAAAGTAAAAGACGCAAAGTACATGTTGTCTACAACCCATTTAAACATGATTCTTATCATTAGTTTTCTCAAAGGAGTATTATCGATTATTTCAACATTTTGAGCTATTGTAGGTCATGCTAACCAGTAACCAGATCATGCAATGTTGGACAACACTATTTATGAATGAGGACAAAAAATGTTTGTTTCTTCACAAGATGAATCCCCGAAATCGTTACCTTTTCACCTCCTTAAGGTACCATATTTCACTTACTAACCATTCTTTACACAATTACACCATTAAGGTTTGCATTCTGGACAATCCATGGATTTCTAATAAAACAGGCCAAATGGGTTGAACACGCTTCAAGTCATGATTACACATTTTTttcctactgataatgctaaaaacgtacatatatttcatagcattatccctcaagaaagacaagcttttagttgcaattgttctatttacaagtgatattcgtttaaatattaaaaggtgaagacaaaagacagattcgacgatttgaagacgcaaacgaccaaaacgctaaaaagtacaaagtacaatccaagtggttcaatttattgataagaaacgtctcaaaattacaagagtacaagccgcaaaacgcaaagtacaagatattaaatagtacgcaaggacgttcgaaaatccggaaccgggactagagtcaactctcaacgcgcgacgcaacagagctaaaatgacaagtcaactatgcacatgaatataatataatttataaataattctcaaaattatatatatatattatattatatattaaaaaccgtcggcaaactagcaaataagcgaatgtgagctgtcccagggggccatgcgatcgcatggccaggcagtgttaaatccatgcgatcgcatggcaggagaatgctggccacatctataaattgaagcattTTTTGGACGAATGatacacaatataattcaatctctctcaatctcatatatatatatatatatatatatatatatatatatatatatatatatatatatatatatatatatatatatatattaattataattataattataattataattataattataatttaagattaataataataaggttatgttagcgaatgttgtaagtgtgtaagtcgaaattctgtccgtgtaacgctacgctattaatactcattgtaagttatgttcaacctttttaaattaatgtctcgtagctaagttattattatgcttatttaaatcgaagtaatcgtgatgttgggctaaatattaaagacggggtaattgggctttgtaccataattggggtttggacaaaagaccgacacttgtggaaataaggctatgggctattaatgggctttatattaactaaatgatacctcgtttatttaatatatagacttataatttgacgtatttatatataaccacatacgcttgactgagtacggtgggcgggatatttataaataccaataattattcatttgaccggacacggggatggattaataatcaatagactcgttgaaacaagggtggattacattcaagggtaattggtgtaattgttaacaaagtattattaaaaccttggattacacgcagtcgataaccttgtgtattcattaaacaaagtattaagaccttgttacgatttaaatccccaattagttggaatatttgacttcgggtataaggataatttgacgaagatcctcgcactttatatttatgactgatggactattatggacaaaaccgtatggacatatcgaataatccaggacaaaggacaattaacccatggtaataaactaaaatcaacacgccgaacatcatgattatggaagtttaaataagcataattcctttattttatatctcatctcacttttatttactgtcattttatttatcgcactttttaattaacgtactttttaattatcgcaattttatttactgtcattttatttatcgcacttttaattatcgcaattttattatcgttatttattttacgctttaaattaagttatatttatttttaatattttacattaggttttaattgtgactaaagctttaaaatcgacaaaccggtcattaaacggtaaaaacccctctttttataataataataataatacaacttatatatatatatatatatatatatatatatatatatatatatatatatatatatatatatatatatatatatatatatacaaatatagtttaaaaatatagcgttaaacttggatagcttcctgtggaacgaaccggacttactaaaaactacactactgtacgattaggtacactgcctatagtgttgtagcaaggtttaggtatatccactctaataataaataaataacttgtgtaaaattgtatcgtatttaatagtatttcgcaataaaaatataactatttcgtacccctctgctttaacatcaagtatttttggcgccgctgccgggaaacgccgaagcgaaacgctatatatataaaaaaaaatttattaagttttaatttattgtcataaaaatacgttttaaatattaaaaataaaaatttaaaacataaaaaaaagagtaaaacgaaaatatatattttataaagtataaaagtattttttttagatcttaaaaatataagtgtattttaattacttattttaaattttgtaaaaaaaaatcaaagtaaaaaagtaaaaaaaaagaaaaaaagaaactgAGCCTGCATTTTTTTTCCCGACCTGCATTGAATTGGAATCtacagcccatgcgatcgcatggctggagtgtagaaaactcatgcgaccgcatgagccttTCTGACACGTCCGATCCTTCAGCTGGTACGGATTAGggttgttttaattattattattattattattaattaattagattagggttttatttaaatattaattagttttagttttatttaatttgtatttttaagttataattagttttattaaatatataaacttaacttttataaaataataatataaaaataatatttttataaaaattgtatttttataattttaagttttatttttatattgtatattttaatcgtttaattcgtaacttttataatatttatcattcgtaattagttttaagattagtattttgccgtagttatttttatttctagatttctaggctttgtcgtaaaatcccttaagtgctttttctttagactaagatttaggtgctttagaattctacgacgtcgcttatcgccttaatattttatagatttagtgcctttttaaagttattgccgttttggatatagaattccttttaagttttaattcctttagacgcaatttttaatatttagtatttagtaccttttaagtttcgacgcgcgaatttc
Proteins encoded in this region:
- the LOC139863821 gene encoding uncharacterized protein, which codes for MTGSQDGSSGKKTETPDTNSPYYIHASDYPKQMHVNETLNDHNYPDWSQEMLNFFYAKNKVGFIDKSIPKPTPESADYMLWMRCDAMVKGWLTTAMEKEIRSSVKYANTASEIWEDLKERFGKVSAPRAYELKQTLSMTHQDGTSVSVYYTKLRSIWDEIDSILTVPKCICGLCTCNVGKNSVELKEKERLYDFLMGLDDQ